A stretch of the Desulfobacter sp. genome encodes the following:
- a CDS encoding Na+/H+ antiporter subunit E: MFATWLVLSGNFSGLLVSLGVVSSLLVAWFFHDLLFPSITPGHFRIFIKFSAYIPWLIVEIIKANFHLLYLVFHPRMNELIDPHIMNFKADLESDLAITTLANSITLTPGTITVTNGADGVYRVHAIDKPSAQGCPGNMLNKVADIYGEDI, encoded by the coding sequence ATGTTTGCCACCTGGCTGGTCCTGTCCGGGAATTTTTCAGGGCTTCTCGTCAGCCTGGGGGTGGTTTCCAGTCTGCTTGTGGCCTGGTTTTTCCACGATCTTTTGTTCCCGTCCATCACCCCGGGCCATTTCCGAATTTTTATCAAGTTTTCAGCCTATATTCCCTGGCTGATTGTGGAGATTATCAAGGCAAATTTCCATTTGCTCTATCTTGTTTTTCATCCCCGGATGAACGAGTTGATCGATCCCCATATTATGAATTTTAAAGCCGACCTTGAATCAGACCTTGCCATTACCACCCTTGCCAATTCCATTACCCTGACGCCGGGGACGATCACCGTCACCAACGGTGCTGACGGAGTATACAGGGTTCATGCCATTGATAAGCCGTCTGCCCAAGGCTGTCCGGGAAACATGCTGAACAAGGTGGCTGATATTTACGGAGAAGATATATGA
- a CDS encoding cation:proton antiporter subunit C: MTDFLPLIVAKYNYWLYIILMMIGLYAMIVKNNLIKKLVGMNIFQTAIILFYVSIGYKRGATIPIIQGDHSGHGAEAIIKAADYINPLPHVLMLTAIVVSVATFGVAMALCVRIYQRYNTLEEDELRMRLSEKKI, translated from the coding sequence ATGACTGATTTTTTACCCCTGATTGTGGCAAAGTACAATTACTGGCTCTATATCATCCTCATGATGATCGGGCTCTATGCCATGATTGTCAAGAACAATCTTATCAAAAAACTGGTGGGCATGAATATTTTCCAGACCGCCATTATCCTTTTTTATGTATCCATCGGATATAAAAGAGGCGCCACCATCCCCATTATCCAGGGGGATCACAGCGGTCATGGCGCAGAGGCCATTATAAAGGCGGCAGATTATATCAATCCCTTGCCCCATGTGCTCATGCTTACGGCCATTGTTGTTTCTGTTGCCACCTTTGGGGTGGCCATGGCCCTGTGTGTAAGAATATACCAGCGGTACAATACCCTGGAAGAAGATGAACTCAGAATGCGCTTATCGGAAAAAAAGATATGA
- a CDS encoding Na(+)/H(+) antiporter subunit B produces MKLFGFIIVCLTGGLLLYGTGELPDWGDPHSPASIHLSNDYIEHAMEQTEVPNLVTAVLADYRGYDTMFETAVVFCAGLACFLLLRDFRPKKEYYYRHVPTGVVLHVKNNERQIAPGKEFEDVDKDWVPSDTIIKTVCRILIPFIQIYALYVVAHGDFSPGGGFQGGVIFGSSFILLAISYNLKTLMKRVSEKFLGIFSAAGVLVYVGIGAFSMVLGGHFLDYSQYIPFFGEHHIRALGMLGVEIGVGMAVTAVMAIIYINIVSEGRHDEGL; encoded by the coding sequence TTGAAGCTTTTCGGGTTTATTATTGTCTGCCTGACCGGCGGACTCTTATTATACGGGACAGGGGAACTGCCTGACTGGGGGGATCCTCATTCGCCGGCATCCATCCATCTGTCCAATGATTATATCGAGCATGCAATGGAGCAGACTGAAGTCCCTAACCTGGTCACGGCTGTATTGGCAGACTATAGGGGGTATGACACCATGTTTGAAACAGCGGTGGTCTTTTGTGCGGGCCTTGCCTGTTTTCTGCTGCTTCGCGATTTCCGTCCCAAAAAAGAGTATTACTACCGGCACGTGCCCACCGGCGTTGTCCTTCATGTCAAGAACAATGAAAGACAGATCGCCCCGGGCAAAGAGTTTGAAGATGTGGACAAGGATTGGGTCCCGTCAGATACCATTATTAAAACCGTATGCCGGATCCTGATTCCCTTTATTCAGATATATGCCCTTTACGTGGTTGCCCATGGGGATTTTTCTCCGGGCGGCGGATTCCAGGGCGGGGTGATTTTCGGGTCCAGTTTTATCCTTTTAGCCATTTCATACAATTTGAAAACCCTGATGAAACGCGTGAGTGAAAAGTTTCTGGGCATTTTTTCAGCTGCCGGTGTTTTGGTCTATGTGGGCATCGGTGCCTTTTCCATGGTGCTGGGTGGTCATTTTTTAGATTATTCCCAATATATTCCTTTTTTTGGGGAACACCACATCCGGGCCTTGGGGATGCTGGGGGTTGAAATCGGTGTGGGCATGGCGGTTACCGCAGTCATGGCCATTATTTATATTAATATCGTCTCCGAAGGCAGACACGACGAAGGACTATAG
- a CDS encoding monovalent cation/H+ antiporter subunit D family protein gives MNNYPAIVVIAPLLGAFFAGITAWVDDRFTYPIALTALGIALAAAVNDLFLVLSSGPIQYTMAGWMPPMGIEYRIDGLNAMVLVLITGIAFLNLVASFKNVAQETPDRTGAFYVMYLLFVVGLLGVVSTGDLFNLYVLIEITSLTSYTMIALGDKDRGPLSSLNYVFIGVIGASFYLLGVGYIYIITGSLNMGDVAGMIPAMSSSSSLLVAFILCILGVWIKMALFPLHVWLPNAYAYSPVGFARVVAPLMTKVMVYVMVRLMVTVFGLDYIFNTLNLAQGVVWLGTFAVLAGGIMALSQNNLKKMLTYIIVCEIGYMVGGAWLGNTLGMTGAILHIVNDALMTFALFLAVGNMVYKLGRVDLNDLSGLFGKMPWTMAGFVLAAFSIVGVPPTCGFFSKWYLILGAFEAGAYHFAAALLISSLICAVLFFKVFEICFFEPMAEDHGHDVAEDDSGHGHGKDAVAMEEAPVSSLATLGIVSIALIVVGLYSGTIVDKVILPFLK, from the coding sequence ATGAACAATTATCCAGCAATCGTTGTCATTGCCCCATTGCTCGGGGCCTTTTTTGCGGGGATCACCGCCTGGGTGGATGATCGGTTTACCTACCCCATTGCCCTGACTGCCCTTGGTATTGCCCTTGCCGCTGCTGTTAATGACCTGTTTTTGGTTTTAAGCTCAGGTCCCATCCAGTACACCATGGCCGGGTGGATGCCTCCCATGGGCATTGAATACAGGATTGACGGTCTCAACGCCATGGTTCTGGTTTTGATTACCGGCATTGCCTTTCTCAACCTGGTGGCCAGTTTCAAGAATGTCGCCCAGGAAACCCCTGACCGGACCGGCGCCTTTTACGTGATGTACCTGCTTTTTGTTGTGGGACTTTTGGGTGTGGTGTCAACAGGCGATCTTTTCAACCTTTATGTTTTGATTGAAATCACCTCTTTGACCTCTTATACCATGATTGCCCTGGGGGACAAGGACAGAGGGCCTCTGTCCTCTTTGAACTATGTTTTTATCGGGGTTATCGGCGCATCCTTTTACCTGCTCGGGGTGGGCTATATTTATATTATTACCGGTTCGTTGAACATGGGGGATGTGGCGGGGATGATTCCTGCCATGAGCAGTTCTTCATCATTATTGGTGGCCTTTATCCTCTGTATTCTCGGGGTATGGATCAAAATGGCCCTTTTTCCCCTCCATGTCTGGCTGCCCAATGCATATGCCTACTCTCCCGTGGGATTTGCAAGGGTTGTGGCCCCGCTCATGACCAAGGTCATGGTCTATGTCATGGTCAGACTGATGGTGACCGTATTTGGCCTGGACTATATTTTTAATACCCTGAACCTGGCCCAGGGCGTTGTCTGGCTGGGAACCTTTGCCGTCCTTGCCGGCGGCATTATGGCCCTGTCTCAGAATAATCTTAAAAAGATGCTCACCTATATCATTGTCTGTGAAATCGGATATATGGTGGGCGGTGCCTGGCTGGGCAATACCCTGGGCATGACCGGCGCCATTTTGCACATTGTCAACGATGCCCTCATGACCTTTGCCCTGTTTCTGGCTGTGGGCAATATGGTTTATAAGCTGGGCCGGGTGGATCTGAATGACCTTTCAGGACTATTTGGAAAGATGCCTTGGACCATGGCAGGCTTTGTGCTGGCAGCCTTCTCCATTGTTGGGGTGCCCCCGACCTGCGGTTTCTTTTCAAAATGGTACCTTATTCTCGGGGCCTTTGAAGCCGGTGCCTACCACTTTGCTGCTGCCCTGCTGATTTCTTCTCTGATCTGCGCCGTGCTTTTTTTCAAGGTGTTTGAGATCTGCTTTTTTGAACCCATGGCTGAAGACCACGGTCACGATGTGGCTGAAGACGATTCCGGCCACGGCCATGGTAAGGATGCTGTGGCCATGGAAGAGGCACCTGTGTCCTCCCTTGCGACCCTGGGAATTGTCAGCATTGCTTTGATTGTGGTGGGGCTTTATTCCGGCACTATTGTGGATAAGGTTATCCTGCCCTTTTTAAAATGA
- a CDS encoding DUF4040 domain-containing protein, protein MSWPIDLIVLTFVIFCAIAAISVRDLLGTAILFGAYSFMMCLLWAVMGAVDVAFTEASVGAGVSTVFFVAAVFRTSRRTKD, encoded by the coding sequence ATGTCTTGGCCCATTGACCTTATTGTATTGACCTTTGTTATTTTCTGTGCCATTGCCGCCATTTCCGTTCGAGACCTCTTGGGAACTGCCATTTTATTCGGTGCCTATTCTTTTATGATGTGCCTGCTCTGGGCTGTCATGGGGGCGGTGGATGTGGCGTTTACCGAGGCCTCTGTCGGGGCTGGGGTGAGCACTGTTTTTTTTGTTGCAGCTGTATTTAGAACAAGCAGGAGGACAAAAGATTGA
- a CDS encoding cyclic nucleotide-binding domain-containing protein has product MVKIEDLKRINMMKQVPDHLLEILSQEAQLNIYGTDTQLFTVGDKIDTFYLMIMGQVALKVALTPDIDVILDNLQSGRAFGSSALIEDSVASYTAVCQEPCEVVTLYGPRLLELFKENQELAYHLMIGVAGQYKRTMDKRAQMIIKTLEENPDLKQGIQDIEQLTPVY; this is encoded by the coding sequence ATGGTAAAAATAGAAGATTTAAAGCGTATCAATATGATGAAACAGGTGCCGGACCATCTGCTTGAGATCCTGAGTCAGGAGGCCCAGCTCAATATTTACGGTACCGATACCCAGTTGTTCACTGTGGGAGACAAGATTGATACCTTTTACCTGATGATTATGGGGCAGGTAGCCCTGAAGGTCGCGTTGACCCCGGATATTGATGTTATTTTAGATAATCTCCAGTCTGGACGGGCCTTTGGCTCCTCCGCTCTCATAGAAGATTCCGTTGCCTCTTATACTGCCGTCTGTCAGGAACCCTGTGAGGTGGTTACCCTTTACGGTCCCCGCCTGCTTGAACTTTTTAAAGAGAATCAGGAACTGGCCTATCATCTTATGATCGGTGTGGCCGGCCAGTATAAACGAACCATGGACAAGCGGGCCCAGATGATCATCAAGACCCTTGAAGAGAATCCTGACCTCAAACAGGGGATTCAGGATATTGAGCAACTGACGCCGGTGTACTAA
- a CDS encoding monovalent cation/H(+) antiporter subunit G, translated as MDILVIILLAFGFLFFLGGAVGIIRMPDFYSRLHPAGKLDTLGIMAMVGGLALYNLHHFSLGTVLLSIKMMLIVFFVFMSSPTATHSIVDAGMRAGLRPWTRKPKNNTIQPRETGKE; from the coding sequence ATGGATATACTTGTAATCATACTCTTGGCCTTTGGTTTTTTGTTTTTTCTGGGGGGCGCTGTGGGCATTATCAGGATGCCTGATTTTTATTCAAGGCTTCACCCTGCAGGAAAACTTGATACCTTAGGGATAATGGCCATGGTGGGAGGCCTTGCTCTGTATAACCTTCATCATTTTTCCCTGGGGACCGTTCTTTTATCCATTAAAATGATGCTGATCGTTTTCTTTGTATTCATGTCCAGCCCCACGGCAACCCACTCCATTGTGGATGCCGGGATGCGGGCAGGCTTGAGGCCATGGACCCGGAAGCCTAAGAATAATACGATTCAACCCCGGGAAACAGGAAAGGAATAA
- a CDS encoding pH regulation protein F has product MNTFFLIVAMGLCLLMFLSLYRCLFGPTVLDRLVGVNAIGSKTVVLLLLIGFLYERVDMFVDIALAYAFLNFVAVIAASRYFHKRKGLYEESFMD; this is encoded by the coding sequence ATGAACACCTTTTTTCTTATCGTCGCCATGGGCCTTTGCCTGCTCATGTTCCTGTCTTTGTACCGGTGCCTGTTCGGTCCCACAGTATTGGACCGGCTGGTCGGGGTGAATGCCATCGGCAGCAAGACCGTTGTCCTTTTACTGCTGATCGGGTTTTTATACGAACGGGTGGATATGTTTGTGGATATTGCCCTGGCCTATGCTTTTTTAAACTTTGTGGCCGTGATTGCCGCGTCCAGGTATTTCCACAAAAGAAAAGGCCTGTACGAAGAATCTTTTATGGATTGA
- a CDS encoding Na(+)/H(+) antiporter subunit D, whose protein sequence is MTDLLPPPSLILIFGAVLIPFLRGNLKQGYMLLLPIIAFFLVIKLPLGNFWTVEFSGFDLILGRVDRLSRIFLIIFTIMAFIGVLFALKVKDNLQQISAMVYAGSTLGVVMAGDFLSLYLFWKIMAIASTFLVIAPRTKASRDAGFRYLMVHIVGGLILLAGIVFYIQKNGTTTFDYIGLQDPASWFIFIGVALNVAAIPLHSWLPDAYPMGTPTSTVFLSAFTTKSAVYLLIRTFPGTDLLIVIGALMVFIPIFYAVLENDIRRVLSYSLMNQVGFMLVGVGVGTELALNGEVAHAFCHIIYKALLFMAAGSVLQMTGKIKCTEIGGLYKTMPLTCLFCLVGAASISAFPLFSGFVSKSMIVSASAQEKIFLLWLVLQFASTGVVDHAGIKVPFFTFFGHDSGIRAKEPPLNMLLAMGFAAFLCVGLGVWYQPLYNLLPFAVNYQPYNGAHVVGQLQLLMFGAFAFALLILSGYYVPEIKSRNLDADWLYRKGTKIIYQSLDKGLNSLNRACEGILLEFVRKTAAFFQQASIHFALFCAVNLWLVQGYRGKRLSYKKEQFYNDLTHGTLPIGIGAAAAISFIMIIFLIT, encoded by the coding sequence ATGACTGATCTGCTCCCCCCGCCGTCATTGATTCTTATATTCGGTGCTGTCCTGATTCCGTTTCTGCGTGGAAACCTGAAACAGGGCTATATGCTCCTATTGCCGATCATTGCTTTTTTTCTTGTAATCAAGCTGCCTCTGGGAAATTTCTGGACTGTTGAATTTTCCGGGTTTGATCTCATCCTCGGCCGGGTGGACCGCCTGTCCAGGATTTTTTTAATCATCTTCACCATCATGGCCTTTATCGGGGTACTCTTTGCCCTGAAAGTAAAGGACAACCTCCAGCAGATATCTGCCATGGTCTATGCCGGATCCACTTTAGGGGTGGTCATGGCAGGGGATTTTCTTTCCCTTTACCTCTTCTGGAAAATCATGGCCATTGCCTCCACATTCCTGGTCATTGCCCCCAGAACAAAGGCCTCCAGAGATGCGGGATTTAGATATCTTATGGTTCACATCGTGGGCGGACTCATCCTTTTGGCCGGAATTGTCTTTTACATCCAAAAAAACGGAACAACCACCTTTGACTATATCGGGCTTCAAGATCCGGCCTCATGGTTTATCTTTATCGGGGTGGCCCTGAATGTCGCAGCCATACCTCTACATTCCTGGCTGCCGGACGCCTACCCCATGGGTACCCCTACAAGCACGGTGTTTTTAAGCGCATTCACTACAAAATCGGCTGTTTATCTGCTCATCAGAACCTTTCCGGGCACTGACCTGCTCATTGTGATCGGGGCATTAATGGTCTTCATCCCCATTTTCTATGCGGTTCTTGAAAATGATATCCGTCGGGTACTCTCATACAGTCTCATGAACCAGGTGGGGTTCATGCTGGTGGGGGTGGGCGTTGGCACGGAACTGGCCCTGAACGGGGAAGTGGCCCATGCCTTCTGCCATATCATCTACAAGGCGCTTTTGTTCATGGCAGCAGGCTCTGTGCTTCAGATGACAGGTAAAATCAAATGTACGGAAATCGGAGGGCTGTACAAGACCATGCCCCTGACATGTCTGTTCTGTCTTGTGGGGGCCGCATCCATATCAGCCTTTCCCCTCTTTTCGGGCTTTGTCTCCAAATCCATGATTGTGTCAGCGTCGGCCCAGGAAAAAATATTTCTACTCTGGCTGGTCCTCCAGTTTGCCTCCACAGGGGTTGTGGACCATGCCGGCATAAAGGTGCCCTTTTTCACCTTTTTCGGCCATGATTCAGGTATCCGTGCCAAGGAGCCGCCTTTAAATATGCTATTGGCCATGGGATTTGCAGCCTTTCTTTGCGTTGGCTTAGGTGTCTGGTACCAACCGCTTTACAATCTTCTGCCCTTTGCCGTGAACTACCAGCCCTATAACGGCGCCCATGTGGTGGGACAGCTTCAGCTGCTCATGTTCGGAGCCTTTGCCTTTGCCCTCCTGATTTTGTCAGGCTATTATGTTCCTGAAATTAAAAGCCGAAACCTGGATGCAGACTGGCTCTATCGCAAAGGGACTAAAATCATCTATCAATCACTGGATAAGGGGCTCAATTCATTGAACCGGGCCTGCGAAGGAATCCTTTTGGAATTTGTGCGAAAAACAGCCGCCTTTTTCCAACAGGCAAGCATTCATTTTGCCTTGTTTTGTGCGGTTAATCTCTGGCTTGTCCAGGGATATCGGGGCAAGCGCCTGAGCTATAAAAAGGAACAATTTTATAACGATCTAACCCATGGCACCCTTCCCATTGGTATTGGGGCGGCAGCGGCCATATCATTCATAATGATTATATTTTTAATCACCTGA
- a CDS encoding Na(+)/H(+) antiporter subunit D, producing MTTNYMPALIFMLGGLLIPFFRGKAKSLYMMAIPVAGFLNLIHIPEGQHMLMGFGDFNLVLLQVDRLNLLFGYIFHIIAFITVIYILNFKDNVEYMAGFFYSGAALGTIFAGDLFTFFVFWESLTIGSVMLIWSRKTKSAQAAGFRYLMVHAFGGLVLLAGIVFHFTETGSLEMSHITLGSLSSYLIFFGIGINCAWPLIHPWLTDAYPEATIGGSVFLSAFTTKTAVYALARLYPGTEMLIWIGVGMAAFPIFYAVIENDLRRVLAYSLINQVGFMVVGIGVGTELAINGACAHAFNDVLFKGLLFMSMGAVMYRTGKINATDLGGLYKSMPWTCLFCCVGAASISAFPLFSGFVSKSMVMSAVAANSHIPGQGSLVYVWLVLLFAAAGVFHHAGIKIPFFAFFGHDSGLRVKEAPKNMLIAMGIAAFLCIFVGTFPRFLYDVLPFPTDYEPYTISHVLTQTELLFFSALAFTLLLLAGIYPAEQRAINLDSDWIYRKGGKGVYALLSKTLNPLNTWCESIVRSVASFVSRFFKDSAARLALFFSVNFWMIKGVKDKRLAMKKQRLYNDILQGTMPIGIGAAVAISFVVLVYVLT from the coding sequence ATGACAACTAATTATATGCCGGCCTTGATCTTTATGCTGGGCGGTCTTTTGATCCCGTTTTTCAGGGGAAAAGCCAAATCCCTTTATATGATGGCCATTCCTGTGGCAGGGTTTTTAAACCTGATCCATATCCCGGAAGGTCAGCACATGCTCATGGGGTTTGGAGACTTTAACCTGGTTCTGCTCCAGGTGGACCGGCTGAACCTGCTCTTTGGGTACATCTTTCACATCATTGCCTTTATTACGGTGATCTATATCCTGAATTTTAAGGATAATGTGGAATATATGGCAGGTTTTTTCTACTCCGGGGCCGCTTTAGGCACCATCTTTGCCGGGGATTTGTTTACCTTTTTTGTCTTCTGGGAATCTTTGACCATCGGTTCTGTGATGCTGATCTGGTCCAGGAAAACAAAATCCGCCCAGGCCGCAGGCTTTCGATACCTTATGGTCCATGCCTTTGGCGGACTTGTGCTTCTGGCCGGGATTGTTTTCCATTTTACAGAGACCGGTTCCCTTGAGATGTCTCATATTACCCTGGGCAGCCTCTCCTCCTACCTGATTTTTTTCGGTATCGGCATCAATTGTGCCTGGCCCCTGATTCATCCCTGGCTTACAGATGCGTATCCTGAAGCCACCATAGGCGGTTCGGTATTCTTAAGTGCATTTACCACTAAAACGGCAGTATATGCCCTTGCCAGGCTTTATCCGGGCACAGAAATGCTGATCTGGATCGGTGTGGGCATGGCCGCTTTTCCCATTTTTTATGCGGTCATTGAAAATGATTTGCGAAGGGTTCTGGCCTACAGTTTGATCAACCAGGTGGGATTTATGGTTGTGGGTATTGGTGTGGGCACCGAGCTTGCCATTAACGGGGCCTGTGCCCATGCATTCAACGATGTTTTGTTCAAGGGCCTGCTCTTCATGTCCATGGGGGCGGTCATGTACCGGACCGGCAAAATTAATGCAACGGATCTGGGAGGTCTATACAAAAGTATGCCCTGGACCTGTCTGTTCTGTTGTGTGGGCGCGGCATCCATATCAGCCTTCCCGCTTTTTTCCGGTTTTGTGTCCAAATCCATGGTCATGTCAGCCGTGGCGGCAAATTCCCATATACCGGGGCAGGGTTCTCTGGTCTATGTATGGCTGGTGCTGCTCTTTGCCGCAGCAGGGGTGTTCCACCATGCCGGTATTAAGATTCCCTTTTTTGCCTTTTTCGGGCATGACTCAGGTCTGAGGGTAAAAGAAGCCCCTAAAAATATGCTCATTGCCATGGGCATTGCCGCATTTTTGTGTATCTTTGTCGGGACCTTTCCTCGCTTTTTGTACGATGTGCTGCCCTTTCCCACGGATTATGAACCCTATACCATTTCCCATGTCCTGACCCAGACCGAACTTTTGTTCTTCTCAGCACTGGCCTTTACCCTTCTGCTTCTGGCAGGGATCTACCCGGCTGAGCAGCGGGCGATCAACCTGGATTCCGACTGGATTTACCGCAAAGGCGGTAAAGGGGTTTACGCCCTGCTGTCCAAAACCTTGAATCCTTTGAATACCTGGTGTGAATCCATTGTTCGGTCTGTGGCCTCTTTTGTCTCCCGTTTTTTTAAGGATTCTGCTGCAAGGCTGGCCCTGTTTTTCTCGGTGAATTTTTGGATGATCAAGGGGGTGAAGGACAAACGGCTGGCCATGAAAAAACAGCGGCTTTACAATGACATCCTCCAGGGCACCATGCCCATAGGCATTGGTGCGGCAGTTGCCATTTCATTTGTTGTTCTGGTCTATGTGTTAACCTAA
- a CDS encoding cyclic nucleotide-binding domain-containing protein — protein MIGIKDLKKINFIKTLPDDILEKIATVAQMETFDEETILIRQDEAKHLIYMLVSGRIFLNCRASGGQALTLDELRPGQTFGVSALLENSPSTYTAICAQECQIITLSSAQMLQLFKTDYAIGYTVMQQVVEKFKTRMNRHTAQFLKSLATHPAIRQA, from the coding sequence ATGATTGGTATTAAAGACCTGAAAAAAATAAATTTTATCAAAACCCTTCCCGATGATATTCTGGAGAAAATTGCCACGGTGGCCCAGATGGAAACCTTTGACGAAGAGACCATTCTCATCCGTCAGGATGAGGCCAAGCATCTGATCTACATGCTGGTTTCCGGACGGATTTTTCTCAACTGCCGTGCGTCTGGAGGCCAGGCCCTGACCCTGGATGAATTACGCCCTGGACAGACCTTTGGCGTCTCAGCCCTGCTGGAAAATTCTCCTTCAACCTATACGGCTATATGTGCACAGGAGTGTCAGATTATTACCCTCTCTTCTGCCCAAATGCTTCAATTGTTTAAAACAGACTATGCCATCGGTTATACGGTGATGCAGCAGGTGGTTGAAAAATTTAAAACGCGAATGAACCGGCATACGGCTCAGTTTTTAAAGTCCCTTGCCACCCACCCGGCCATCCGGCAGGCATAA
- a CDS encoding monovalent cation/H+ antiporter subunit D family protein: MELITSIKPLLAVLVSLAVIPVLISSSSKPNARESWTFIAGTIKFLIVVSMLPVILDGNQVGLTLFKIAPGADIAFRVDALGMLFALVASSLYIITSMYSIGYMRGLNEHGQTRFVSFFALAISATIGAAFSANLLTLYLFYEILSLATYPLVAHHQDAKSRTSGRRYLTFILGTSIGLVLPAMIWCYHATGTLEFSGAGIFTDQLSKPHATVLLLMFVFGFAKAGIMPFHSWLPAAMVAPTPVSALLHAVAVVKVGVFSIVRVLTGIFGVEFLASFDLGAVVAGIASVTILVSSAIALSQDEFKRRLAYSTIGQLSYIVLGAALLSPKGMTGGMLHIAMHAFGKITLFFCAGAIFVATGKKYLSQMVGIGYRMPVTMTAFLLGSLSIIGLPPTGGFISKWYLVLGTLEGDQMIMLFVLLTSSLLNAAYFMPIFYKAFFCTPEEAMFERKIDEAPMICVVPLVITALISFVLFFVPQPFLNLASMAVKGFIGG, translated from the coding sequence ATGGAACTGATTACATCAATTAAACCCCTTCTGGCTGTGCTGGTGTCCCTGGCAGTGATTCCAGTGCTGATCTCGTCTTCGAGCAAGCCTAATGCCCGGGAGTCCTGGACATTTATAGCCGGTACCATCAAGTTTTTAATTGTGGTCTCAATGCTGCCTGTTATTCTGGACGGCAACCAGGTGGGCTTAACCCTGTTCAAGATTGCCCCGGGAGCGGATATTGCCTTTCGGGTGGATGCCTTGGGCATGCTGTTTGCCCTGGTAGCCTCTTCCTTGTACATTATTACCTCCATGTATTCCATCGGGTATATGAGGGGGCTGAATGAACATGGCCAGACCCGGTTTGTCTCCTTTTTTGCCCTGGCAATTTCTGCAACCATCGGTGCGGCATTTTCTGCCAACCTTCTGACACTCTATTTATTTTATGAGATTTTGTCCCTGGCAACCTATCCTCTGGTGGCCCACCATCAGGATGCCAAATCCAGAACCTCGGGCAGACGTTATCTCACCTTTATTCTGGGAACCTCCATTGGTCTGGTACTGCCGGCCATGATCTGGTGCTACCATGCCACAGGAACCCTTGAGTTTTCAGGTGCCGGGATTTTTACAGACCAATTGTCCAAACCCCATGCAACGGTTCTTTTGCTCATGTTTGTATTCGGGTTTGCCAAGGCCGGCATCATGCCCTTTCATTCATGGCTGCCCGCAGCCATGGTGGCCCCCACACCTGTTTCTGCCCTGCTTCATGCGGTGGCGGTTGTAAAGGTGGGGGTGTTTTCCATTGTCAGAGTGCTCACAGGGATTTTCGGTGTTGAATTCTTAGCCTCATTTGATCTTGGGGCTGTGGTTGCCGGGATTGCTTCAGTCACCATTCTGGTCAGTTCAGCCATTGCCCTGTCCCAGGATGAATTTAAACGGCGCCTGGCCTATTCAACCATAGGTCAGCTCTCCTATATCGTATTGGGAGCGGCCCTGCTCAGCCCCAAGGGGATGACCGGCGGCATGCTTCATATTGCCATGCATGCCTTTGGCAAGATTACCCTCTTTTTCTGTGCAGGGGCTATTTTTGTGGCCACCGGGAAAAAATATTTGAGCCAGATGGTGGGAATCGGGTACCGGATGCCTGTGACCATGACCGCTTTTCTTCTCGGGTCTTTGTCCATTATCGGACTGCCCCCCACAGGAGGATTTATCTCCAAGTGGTACCTGGTTTTAGGGACGCTTGAGGGTGATCAGATGATCATGCTCTTTGTCCTGCTGACCTCTTCTCTGCTTAATGCAGCCTATTTCATGCCCATTTTCTATAAAGCGTTTTTCTGTACTCCTGAAGAGGCGATGTTTGAACGTAAAATTGACGAAGCACCCATGATTTGTGTGGTACCCCTGGTGATCACCGCTTTGATTTCATTTGTGCTATTTTTTGTACCCCAGCCATTTTTAAACCTTGCATCCATGGCTGTTAAAGGATTTATCGGAGGTTAA